A single genomic interval of Candidatus Bathyarchaeia archaeon harbors:
- a CDS encoding DUF296 domain-containing protein has protein sequence MEYVEAGLRRIFLIRFDHEDDVIEEVSALAVKEQIKCAFILLIGAVSEAHMVVGSLNLKVPPKPMEDTLKEERELIALGTLTWNKHKPIVHIHSSLGRGYTVNVGCLREKCKVYLTLEGLIIEFEGLSCAKVFDENLGVSITHFLKDNIKPKKGIGPGVVSRE, from the coding sequence ATGGAGTACGTGGAGGCGGGGCTGCGAAGAATATTCCTGATCAGGTTTGACCACGAAGACGACGTCATAGAGGAAGTTTCAGCCCTCGCGGTTAAAGAGCAGATAAAATGCGCGTTCATCCTGCTGATCGGGGCGGTTTCGGAAGCCCATATGGTTGTCGGCTCACTTAACCTAAAGGTTCCCCCAAAACCCATGGAAGACACCCTCAAAGAGGAAAGGGAGCTGATCGCCCTAGGCACGTTGACGTGGAACAAACATAAGCCCATCGTTCATATACATTCCTCCCTCGGCAGAGGATACACGGTGAACGTTGGATGCCTACGCGAAAAATGCAAGGTCTACTTAACCCTCGAAGGCTTAATCATCGAGTTTGAAGGATTAAGTTGCGCGAAAGTTTTCGACGAAAACCTCGGCGTATCCATAACCCATTTCCTCAAGGATAACATCAAGCCGAAAAAAGGCATCGGCCCTGGGGTAGTAAGTCGTGAATAA